The genomic DNA TTCATCATCAACTACCACAATACAACCAATTTTATACGCACTCATTTTTTTTGCAGCGTCTTTTAGAGAAGATTCTGTAGAGCAAGTAATGGGTGATTTTGTATAATTTGCCGTTTGAAAATTCACTATGTCCTGAGACGTATTGGGTAAATAATCAACAAAAATTTTACCTGCTTCTTCTTCTGTATAAGGATCAAAAGCATTGGATGCAAATGCAGTTATTAAATATTTTTGAACTTTAGTGTTATTATCTGTTTCCGATTGAAAAACAGAAATTGGTATGGCATAGACTATAGATTCTTCATTGGCTGTGGCAGTAAGTTTATAAGGCTCTTTTGTTATGAGCGGCCGTAACCCAAAGAGATCACCTGTATCATGGATGTTCATAATATCCTTAACATCGCCGTTACTATAATATAGGTTTATGGCGCCGTCTCTCACAACATAAAAACGATCATGCCAGGGATCATCTTTTTTGAAAATGGTGTCTCCTTTTTCTAAATAATTTATAGTGACTTCCGTAGCTATTTTTAACAACGTGTTATTTGAAAGCATATTAAAAGGAGGGTAACCCTTTAAAAAGTCACCAACCCGTTCGGCTATAGAATTCTTCATAATACGCTCTTGTTTTTGGAGCTATAGTTTTTTAAATCATTTTAAAATCTAGTAATAATTCCCCTTCAATAGAGGCTTGTAAATGATCGCCTTTATAAATTTGACCAGCACCAACAGCTGGTGTTCCAGTAAAAATTAAATCTCCCGGAACTAAAGTCATAAAACTGGAAACAAAACTGATAATCTCACTAAAATTATAGATCATAAAATCGGTATTACCAACTTGTTTTTGTTCGCCATTAATAACTAAATCAAAATTAATATTATTAAGTTCGGGGAAGTTTGAAATAGGTTTAAAACTAGATATTGGTGAAGCACCGTCAAAGCCCTTAGCCAAAGCCCACGGGCCTTTATCAGCTCTACTCGCAGTGAGGACATCTTTTGCAGTATAGTCTATACCAACAGCTATTTCGGAAATATGAGATGGGGCATCTTCTATGGTAATATCTTTTCCTGTTTTACCAATTTTAGCTACCAATTCGACTTCATAAATCAATTCGTTTGAAATCGATGGAAATACGACATCTTTATTATCAGTTACTACAGAGCTTTCTGGTTTTGTAAATATTAATTGAGATCCGTTTTTAATGCCCTTAATTTCAGACTTATCACTTACGTAATTTTTACCAATGCCTATGACTTTCATCTTCTTTTTCTTTTTTATTATTTGATGTTTATTAAAGGCAATAAAAGTAATGAATTAAGCAGACTACTCCGAAGTTTTATAAGTAAATATTTGCGCTTTTCCAGACGAATCAAATTATTTGATGTCAAAAACAATTTCATCAAAACGTATTTCGCCTGGTGGTTTATTTGTATCCTTTTGAAGACAATATAACCCGATACGAGCACCAATCCATGAACCAGAACGTACTTCAAATTCAGGACCTAATTTGGTGAAATCTTTTCCATTGGTGCTAAATAAAAATTGCCCATGAATGATACCGTTACCATAATAATCTAAATCCTTTAGTTGGTAATCTTGAAGCGTGGCTTTTCGGGTTTCTTTTTCCTCTTTTGATAGTTTAGCGCGATACTTTAAAGGCGTAGGAAGTTCGCCATGAGTATCTAATCGTAACCAAAAATCGGTACCTATGATTGTTGTAGAACTTAAGATTTGTGTGCCAAAGCGCATAGACACTTTCATGGTGTCTTGTGTTTTTTCTAAGCCAATATCAAATGATTTTCGACCCAAAGAAGCTAACCCTGCTCTTATTCCTTTAAATTCTGAAGGACTTATTTTTACTGTTGCAGAAAAATTGAAATCAGGAAACATTTGAGTTAATACTTGTGGTATGCGCTCCAATTTTTGGTTTACAGAAAAAAGAGCTGGTAAAATTAATTTTCCGTCTTCAATTTTATACCAGTTCTTTTGTGGATTTGCTGGCCATTGCCATTGTAACCCGAGTGTATTAGAACTAAAATCGTCAGAGGTTTGCAATTTAAGTGGCACTATGGGAAGCGGATTCGTATAAGTTGCTACGGGGTTTCCTATACCATTATTATTGCTATCAATTCCTATTACTGGCCAATTGTCTTTTGTCCAATATGCAGGCTCTAATCGTACAATACGCCCTAAAGTACCAACGGATTGAAAATGAATAAACCACCATTCTCCTATATGAGATTCGACCAAGCCCCCTTGGTGTGGTCCATTTATACCAGTATCACCAGGTTCGCATATGGTTCGAATTTCATACGGTCCTTTAGGATTTTTTGAGCGTAAAGTGGTTTGCCAACCAAATTCAACACCACCAGCAGGGCATAAAATATAAAACCATTCTCCACGTTTCATAAACTTAGTGCCTTCTATGACACTTTGATATTTTTCGGTGGGAAATTTTTCAGGATTCTTAACGTCAAATACCGTAACAGGATCACCAATAAGTTTTGTGCCTTCCCAATTCATTTCCCACACATCAATACGTCCGTTAATACCTCGCCGGGATGCAGCATGAGCATGCGTTAGATATGCTTTACCAGTGTTTTTGTCCCAAATAGGAGAAGGGTCAATCCAACCAGAGGCCTCTTGGACTAGTACAGGTTTACTCCATTCGCCAGCAGGATCTTTCGTTTTTACCTGATAAATACCTGTATCGGGATCTCCCCAAAAAATCCAAAAATAACCATCATGATAACGCATAGTAGGTGCAAAAACTCCTTTGCCTAAACGTGGGACATTATAATCCAGTTGATCCTTACGTCTATTTTTATAGTCGAAAAGTGCATCGGGTATTTGTTGAATACCATGACCTATTAATTTCCAATTAACCAGATCTTTAGAGTGTAGGATAGGTAAGCCCGGAGCCATATTGAAACTTGAAGCAGTCATGTAATAATCTTCACCGACTCTTATAACATCAGGATCGGAAAAGTCTGCAGTGATTATTGGATTTTTGTATCGTGTTTGAGACGTTTCTGTATGCTTTGCTTTTGGTTCTTTTCGACATGCAGATAAGAGTATCATTAGCAGGATAAAAAGAGGCTTTAATAATCGATTAAGGTTCATTTGTTGAGGGCTTTATACATATATTCCAGGGGCTCTAAGATAAAAACTATTTATTTAAGAAGAACTCTATTTATAATTTATAGGAGTAATTATTTAGTGCTCTTTTTTGTTCCTAATAAATATAGTATAACACCTGGTCCTGATTTTACTTTATCAATTTCCCAGTCATAATTTTCAGTGCCATTTAAACTTCGAACAAGCACATGCATTTCTTTTACAGAATATGTTCTAAGTGATGAAACAAGCCCATCCCATAATACAAATAAAGGAACAATTGGAATTAGATAAGTGAATACAATCCGACCGATTTTAAATGGTTTGATAAAAGGCGTTGTAAAGAGTACACTTAATGGTGAAAATAGCATCGCTAAAAGACTTGGAAAACTTCTTTCCTGTGCTTCAAAAACAGCAATAGAACTGTTGGAATTAATAGTATTTTGTAAAATCTGTTTTGCATCATTTGGCCTAAAATGGTGTAAAGACAAAAACTGTGTTCTTAATCCTTTCAATTCTGTTGGCACATCTCTTGCATCTACTGATTTATCTATATACTCAAAATTGTCAGCTTGTTTTTTTGTGAATTGAAACGCTGGAATATTAGGATAAAAATCAGTTAGCGTTATTTTCAGATCAGGAATATCTTTTTTTAATTCTGAGTTTAACCAAATGAGTCCGCCACCACCACCTGACCCAAGATCAATTATTTGATTTGTTTTACCTTTTTGAAGTCCTTTTTTTATAATTGGAATAATGGCTTTATACATTTTGGTCTTATTAGACAAGAATTGCAAAAAATCGGTTCCATAGTTTCTTAGAAATGTAGGAAACCATTTTTGGTCTTCAAATTCAAATAAGTGTATTCGTCCCATATTTTTTTAATTCACGTCAGTTTGATTTTTAAATATTGAAAATCAGTTATTTGTATGTTATAGGTAAAGGGAGCGCGTCATCCGAATGAGGTACGAGGAAGAACTCATCCTTTTGAGATGTTTCGTCACTCTCTGTAGACATTGACAACTACTTTCCCGTCAACGGAACTAAATTAGTAAAAAGGTTTGAATTTCTGATTAAGAAATCGTGAGCAAGATCATTAAATATTTTTTGTTTTTTACACCCATAATTAAAGCATTAAAGGGCTGTATTTTGTTTCAATTGTAAGCGGGGTAGTTAGTTTTGGATATTTAATATATTATAATACATATTTTTTATTATTTATTGATTAAGAATTGATAAGGGTAATGCCTTATACAGACATTATAATTCCCTTATCAAAAAAACTAACAACACTTATTCTTGTATTACTTTTAAGTTTACCAATTCATTGAGAATAACGGTTGGTTCTGCTCTTGTCATATAGTTTTCTTCTACATGAGCCCAAACAATATTCATATCTCTATCTATAACAAAGGTAGCGGGTACTAATAATCCGTTCTCATCATTTCCATGTAGCTCAGATAGGTTGATTCCAAAATTGGAGTATTCCCTTTGTAAGTCTTTATTGAGGTGGAAATAAATACCTATTTTTTTAGACAATGTACCATTTAAGTCTGTTAATACTGGATGACTGAGTTTGTTTCGTGTAGTCGTAGACTGAGCATATTCGGGAAGCTCTGCACTTATTGATACAATATTTGTACTAGCTCGTTCGAATTGATCTTTCAATTGATCGTATGCTCTAAGTTCTAAATTACAATAAGGGCACCAACCACCACGGTAAAAGTTCAGAATTAAGAAATCATTACTAATAAAATCTCTTAAAGATGTTTTCTTCCCAGTTTCAGATACTATTAGTGGTATATCTGGAATTGCTTCACCAACTTTAAGCGTATTTGAAGCTAAATTCCCTGTTTTTAATTCTTCTATTCCATCACTAATTACTTTAGCTATAGAGTGAGGCATTTTATTAAAACCAGATTCTGTTATCTGGTTTAGTGATTTTGATAATGACATATTTTTTTGTTTTAATTTTTAGATTTTATAAGTGAACTCATTTAGACTTTTTCAATTAGCTAAAAAATTGCTGTTTTCAGCTCTGTTTTTGTCTTTTTTTCCTTCCGTAGCTCTGCTATGGAACTCAAAAAAGTCTTCAACAGAGGCAAAAACTTCTAATTTTCGCTTAAATCCAAAAAGTCTAAATAAGTTCAGTTACTTCACTTTAAAGCATAGAATACCAGGGCGCTATTTGCGCGCTTTAAATTTTAACTGTAAACATTTAGGTTTTCAGTACTTTCTGTTACATGAATTTATGTAATAGAGAGACCATAGGTATTATAAAAGGAAGTAACCCATTTTAAGGTTTTATGAAAAATCCTCAAGAAGCGTATTTTCATTGACAATCGTCTTGCCTATATCTTTTGATGATATAAGTTGGCAAGCCCACATATCTAGAGTATTATGAAGAAATGATTTTTGGGACCGGTCTTCAAATGCTGTCATATTGCTTAGGTCGTCTACTAAAAAGATTGGAATATCCCTAGAAAACCCTTCATGAACGGAAAAACTTATCGAATAATTTGTGCTTAACCCCAAAAGAATAACTTGTTCTTTACCTAATTTTTTTAGGATTTGAGTGAGCTGACCATCAAAAAATACACTTGGTCTGGTTCTGGTCAAAATATAATCTTCATCTTTTTGTTCAAGTCGCTCATCCCACTGTGCCCAATCAGAATTTGGGTCAAAATAGCCTTCTTCTATTTGAGGCCAATCGGTACGTAAACCATTTTGACTGCCATCTTTTTTTAGCGTATATGCTGAATGGATTACAGGAATGTCTGTCTCTCTAGACAATTGCATGAGTTCATTAATGGGTGCAATCATTTCGCTTGCATCATTACCATATGGGCTGCTTGGTAAAGTAAATAACTTTTGCATATCTACAACAACAAGAGCCGCTTTTGTTTTATCGAATGTAAATTTCATTTTTAAGAGTTTTAATAATTAAGAATTAGATTCATCAGGTCTAGCAAAAATGACTTCTCTAGTTACTTGCCATCTGTCATCTTCCCAAATAAGGTCAATACTTAAAACAAGATATTGGTCTTCATTTACAAGATTCACTTTTCTTGAAATAAGTACATGCGCTTTATTTTCGTTTACAGCTACATGGTCAAATTTTGCCCAAGTGCTTAGTGGGTCAGAACCAGCTTTTCGCTTGGTTTCAAACAATCCTTTAAAAGCGGCCTTATCTGCAATGCTTACATTGTCTTCCAAATCAATAGAGATTACTTGCAAGCTATCGTGATAAATGCGTTCGAGTGTATCAACATCAAATGTGGTTCCAGCTTTTATTAGCTCTTGAATGGCATTCTTTACAGATTCTACGTTTGTTTTTTCTAATACAGTGTTCATAATTTAAAAATTTTAAAAGTTTAACTATTAATTACAATGCAAATATAGAATGGTAAGTAAGCTTTCTTAATGTCAATTCAATCAAACAAATGGTCAATATCTAACCGGGACTTAATTAAGTAGTTTATCTACAAATTGAGTAGGTGTCATTTTTTCATACTTTTTAAAGAATCTCACAAAATTAGAGGGATCACTAAAACCTAAATCATAAGCAATTTCTTGAGAGCTATACAATTTTTCTGTTAGTTTTCGCTTTATTTCAGTTATTAGCCAGCTATCTATAAATGATTTGGCGGTTTTATGTGCTAAGTCTTTACAAATGTCATTTAAATATTTATAAGAAACTCTCATCATTTCGGCATAATCTGCAGCATTATGTGTTTGCTGGAAATGGGTATCTAATAAATCTTGAAATAGTACATAATCTCTATACCTCTGGCTTTGAAACACTTTGTGCTGATAAATACTATTACGTTTTATTTGTAATATGAGAGAAATAAAAACAGACTGAATTAATTCTTTTTTGAGATTTAAATTCGGGCTCCGAATGAGGTCCTTAAGTTGATTGATAAATGGAAAAAGCAAAGCGATATTTTCTTCACCTATATTGAGGTGAGGAGTATGATATAATTGCAGGAAGTGAAATAAATTTTTATCGTTTAGTCCTTCTGTAATAAAAGCTTCGTCAAAAGAGATAATGAATCCATTAACTTTTAGCGTTCTTTCAAATTTGTGTACTTGGCCTTTTAAACAAGGTATAATCGTTCCAGAAGTGATGACTTGTTCTTTAAAATCAACAGTATGCTTCCCTTTTCCGTTTGTATAAATAGCTAAGCCATGAAATTGGATTCTATGTGGCTGAAATAAGTCCACATGAGAGTTAGAGAACCTCTTGTACATTTCATCCACAGTAGATATATCAAATTTCAACTGCTCTCTTTGTACTTTTTCAAACTGAATATTTTCTATATCCTGCTTTTTCATTTTTTTGCTATATAACGTATTTTATAAAAAACGTAGGACATGTAAAGAGCGATACGTTTCAAATTAGTCACTTTGTAAATAAACATAGAACCTTTTGATTAAGCACAAAAGCTCTATGTTTTTTACATGGTTGTGGTATCGTTATTTTTTAGGTTTATATTGGATTCACCTGAATTTGTCCACCTATCGCTTTCAATACTTTCATTATTGTCGCAAATTGAGGTTTTGCTCCATCAGATAAAGCCTTATAAAGACTTGGTCTGCTTAATCCAGTTTCTTCCGCAATTTTTGTCATTCCAATTGCTTTTGCTATATGTCCAATCGCGTTAATTACATCGGCATTATTTCCTTCTTCTAGAACAGTATTGAGGTATTCTGCAATTATCTCTTTACTATCTAAATAATTGGCTATTTCAAATTTTGAAGTTTCCATTTTTCTATTTATTTAATTTTTTCCAAATACTTTTCGCTTTTTCAATGTCTTTTTGTTGAGTTGATTTGTCTCCACCAATTAACAAAACAATTATTTTTCCATCCTTTTCTTTGAAATAAACACGATAACCTTTAGCAAAATTTATTCGTAGTTCCCTAATTCCATCTCCTACTGTTTTGCAATCTCCAAAATGCTCGTCAGTTTCCAGTTTCTGAATTCTGAATAAGATTTTTGCTTTAGCCTTAAAGTCTTTTAATTTTCTTAACCATTTATCAAATTCTGTTGTTTTCTCAATAAAGAACATAAATGTTGTATCTACTTGGATACAAATTTAAGGAAAATATTTTAATAAACTGGTTATTGACTATGGAGTAATTTTTGAGAAGAGTGAGTGTTTTATGAACTACAACAATTGGATACAAACAATTTGCCTATATCCACATTATAAGACTAATATAATAAATCTATAAATTTCTACAGTTGTGTTTAAATTAAATGTTATTAATATGATTCATGGTAAAGATTAGTTAATTTTACCAACTACCTTATTGGTTAAAATCATTTCGATGCAACACCTCAAAAATAATCCGGAAAAAAAAGTCAAAAATAAAGTTACCATGGCGCAGGCCTTTAAAACTATTATTTGGCCCCGACGTAATTTAGTCTTTATTGGTCTAATTTTAATAGTTATTAGAAGTTTAGCCGGTTTAATTTTGCCATGGCAAAGTAAAGTATTGTTGGATGATGTGGTGCCAAATAAAGATATTGATCTGTTATACAACTTAATAGCTATTGTTTTAGGTGCCATTTTATTGCAATCGCTTACCTCTTTTTTGCTTACACGTATTTTGAGTGTACAAGCACAGTATTTAATTAGTGAATTACGTGCACAGGTACAGAAAAAAGTACTTTCACTGCCTATTAGTTTTTTTGATAATACTAAATCAGGTGCTTTGGTGTCTCGTATTATGAGCGATGTTGAAGGCGTTAGAAATCTTATTGGTACAGGTCTGGTTCAGTTAGTGGGAGGGACTTTCACGGCCATTGTATCTTTGATTATTTTAATAAAATTAAATGCATGGATGACGCTTTTTGTATTTGTACCACTATCCATATTCGGATATATTGCGCTTAGAGCCTTTAAATATATTCGTCCCATTTTTAGAAAACGAGGTAAAATAAACGCAGAGGTTAAGGGGAGATTAACCGAAACTTTGGCAGGTGTTCGTGTAATAAAGGCGTTTAATGCCGAAGCACAAGAAAACAAGACTTTCGAAAAAGGTGTTGATAAGCTATTTCAGAATGTAAAAAAGAGTTTAACGGCTACTGCTTTAATGACTAGTTCTTCCACTTTTTTAATAGGCGTTGCTACCACAGGAATTATGGCAATTGGTGGATATTATATGATAAATGGTGAAATGACTTCCGGAGAATTTTTATTCTTCACGCTTATTTTAGGGTTTATGATTGCTCCCATAGTACAAATGAGTAATATTGGAAGCCAGTTAACGGAAGCTTTAGCTGGTTTAGATAGGACGGAAGAACTAATGAATATGACTACTGAAGAGGATAATAAAGAGCGAACCATTACTCTTGAAAGCCTTAAAGGTGACATTGTTTTTGACGATGTGTCATTTTCCTATGAAGAAGGTAAAGAGGTGTTGCATCATATAAATTTCAAAGCATCAGCTGGTTCTACAACGGCTTTGGTAGGAAGTTCAGGCTCCGGAAAATCTACCATTGCAGGTTTGTCTGCAACGTTTTTAAATCCAAAATCGGGCAAAGTTACTATAGATGATCAAGATTTATCTAAAGTAAAACTAAATACGTACAGGCAGTATTTAGGAGTGGTATTACAAGATGAATTTTTATTTGAAGGGACCATTAGGGAAAATATCATGTTCCCAAGACCTGATGCCACAGCATCTGAATTAGAGAATGCGGTAAAAGCAGCTTATGTAAATGAATTCACAGATCGTTTTGAGGACGGCTTAGAAACCCTAATAGGAGAAAGAGGCGTGAAATTATCAGGAGGTCAGCGACAACGATTGGCTATTGCACGTGCTATTTTAGCAGACCCGAAGGTTATTATTTTGGATGAAGCGACGTCTAGTTTAGATACTGAGAGCGAAGCTTTAATACAAAAAAGCTTGGGTGAGTTAGTTAAGAATAGAACGACTATTGTAATTGCTCATAGGTTAAGTACTATTAGAAAAGCAGACCAAATTTTGGTTATAGAAGCAGGACGCATAGTAGAGCGTGGTACTCATGATGAATTGATTGCTTTAGCGGGGCGATATTATGATTTATATACATATCAAGCTAAGATTTAATAAAAATAAAATGAAGACATCAGATTTAAAAACAACAGAATACAACGCATATTATAAAAGATATATAGATTTAGTATCTAAAGAAACCACATTGATAGATGGTTTTAAAAAAGATTCGGATATGGTTTTACAATTCTTTGAATCTATTCCTTCAGATAAATTAAATTACAGATATGCAGAAGGAAAATGGAGCATAAAAGAAGTTTTTCAGCATTTAATTGATACTGAACGTATTTTTCAACATCGCTGTTTTCGTTTTTCCAGACATGATAAAACTGGTATCTCTGGTTTTGAGCAAGACGATTACATAGCACCTTCTCTGGCAAATGATAAAAGTTTAGAATCTCTTATAGAAGAGTTTAATGCAGTACGCCAAAGTTTTATTGTATTATTAAAAAGTTTGAATGATGTTGACTTAAAGTTTATTGGTAATGCAAGTGGTTTAGATATGTCTGCAAGAGCTGCTGCATTTACTATTTTAGGACACTCTATCTGGCATATTAAGGTTATAAATGAGCGTTATTTGTAAAAACCACGCCTACTACCAAACCATTTTATGGACAGTCCTCTACTACTTACTTAATAAAATAAAGTAGCGATTGGATTAAATAATAGCTGGGCTAACCTAATCTATGCAAATGCGTTAGGGGCTTTTTTTCTTTTCAAAAAAATAAAAGTTAAAAGAGACAAGATACCAAAAATAGAAAAGCCAATAAACAATGGTAATACAGAGTCATTAACAAAACTACCTATATAATTTGCTATAGGTACTGCCATAACAGTAGATACAAAGCCGTTAATAGCAGCACCAATACCAGCAATATGCCCCAAAGGTTGCATCGCTAAAGCTCTTATGTTACCAAAAATAAAGCCTACAGCAAAAAATTGTAAAGCGAAAAAACCTATTAAAATACTAATCCTTGGATTTTCACCAGACCAGAATAAAAGGACATATAAAACAGAGATAGCAGCGTATGCTATAGTTGCTATATAAGCAATACGCCACATGCCATATTTTAAAACAAAAACACTATTTAAATAGGTTGCTAATCCAATAGATATAGCCAAACTTGCAAATATATAAGGAAACATATCGGCTAGGTTATACTGCTCTTGAAAAATTTGCTGAGAAGTACTTAAATAGACCATAAAAGACCCCGTTATGAATCCAGAAATGAATGTGAAAGCAACAGCATCCTTAAATTTAACAAATTCCTTAGCTCCATCAATAAATTGATGTGATGTGAATTTTATGCGTTTTTCTTTTTGTAGCGTTTCTGGTTGTCGCTTCCAAAACCAAAGCATAACCAAAAGACCATATATTAAATTTACATAAAAAATGGATTCCCAATTATAAAAATTAAGCAAAAACTGTCCCAAAGCAGGAGCGATTACTGGGACTAAAATAAAAACCATAACGACAATAGATAATATTTTAGCCATATAATCTCCGCTATATGAATCTCTTACTATAGCAATGCTTAGAGTTCTTGGGGAAGATAAACCAACACCTTGAAGCACTCGACCAATAATCATCATTTCAAAACTTTTGGTAGTTACGCAAATCATGCTACCGATTATAAATACTATAAATCCTATATATACTATAGATTTTCTGCCAAAACTATCGGATAAAGGGCCAAAAATAAGTTGACCAAAACCTAATCCTAAAAAAATCATAGTAATTAGTAATTGATTATCATTTTCGTTAGTAACACCTAGAGCACTTCCTATTTCTGGAAGTGCAGGTAATAATGCGTCTATTGATAAGGCAACAATAGACATAAGAGATGCCATTAATGCTACAAACTCTAATCGGAATTCAGTATTTGATTTTTGCATTTGGCAAAAGTAGTTTATATAAAGTTATCAAGCTTTAATTTAAGTGTTACGTTATAATAATTTTATGATTTTTTAAGATTTATAAAGTCAATGTGTTTGCTATATTTACATCAAAAAAATAAATATGAAATATATTAAGCTTGCCTTGATCCTATCTCTTTTTGTTTCCTGTAATAGTGATGATGAAAAAGATTATGTTACTTTAAATGATCAAGAAATTATCGATTATATATCTGAAAATAAATTGATTGCAGAAAAAAGTGCTACAGGACTTTATTATGTGATTGAAGAAGAAGGGACTGGATCACAACCAGTGTCAACATCTACAGTCACAGTAGCATACAAAGGATACTATACTAACGGAACTGTTTTTGATGAAAGTAGTGCACAAGGCATAAACATTAATTTACAAAATGTTATTCCAGGTTGGGCAGAAGGCATTGCGTATTTTAAAGAAGGAGGCTCCGGTAAGCTTTTAATACCTGCACATTTAGGTTATGGCAATTCAGATTATAGAGGTATCCCCGGAGGTTCTGTTCTTATTTTTGATATCAATCTTATTTCTGTAAATTAGAAAGAAAATAAAAA from Flavivirga abyssicola includes the following:
- a CDS encoding multidrug effflux MFS transporter, which produces MQKSNTEFRLEFVALMASLMSIVALSIDALLPALPEIGSALGVTNENDNQLLITMIFLGLGFGQLIFGPLSDSFGRKSIVYIGFIVFIIGSMICVTTKSFEMMIIGRVLQGVGLSSPRTLSIAIVRDSYSGDYMAKILSIVVMVFILVPVIAPALGQFLLNFYNWESIFYVNLIYGLLVMLWFWKRQPETLQKEKRIKFTSHQFIDGAKEFVKFKDAVAFTFISGFITGSFMVYLSTSQQIFQEQYNLADMFPYIFASLAISIGLATYLNSVFVLKYGMWRIAYIATIAYAAISVLYVLLFWSGENPRISILIGFFALQFFAVGFIFGNIRALAMQPLGHIAGIGAAINGFVSTVMAVPIANYIGSFVNDSVLPLFIGFSIFGILSLLTFIFLKRKKAPNAFA
- a CDS encoding FKBP-type peptidyl-prolyl cis-trans isomerase; translated protein: MKYIKLALILSLFVSCNSDDEKDYVTLNDQEIIDYISENKLIAEKSATGLYYVIEEEGTGSQPVSTSTVTVAYKGYYTNGTVFDESSAQGININLQNVIPGWAEGIAYFKEGGSGKLLIPAHLGYGNSDYRGIPGGSVLIFDINLISVN